A segment of the Hippopotamus amphibius kiboko isolate mHipAmp2 chromosome 8, mHipAmp2.hap2, whole genome shotgun sequence genome:
CATATAGGAACTTTTACCTTTACATGTACTTTTCTTTCAGGAGGCAAAACCTTCAACTGAGGACTTGGGGgataagaaggaaggagaatatATTAAACTCAAAGTCATCGGACAGGTGAGTGTcgtgatttttctcctttgactcTGAAATGTGTGAATGATTTCTGACACAGAAAAAATGATtaaggcaagttatttaaaaatggtGTTTCATTTACTACATATGCATCTGTTGGAGGTAGAAAAGGGtgatactgtttttttaattgctcTGGTAGGCAGATTTAAATCACCTTAATTTCTGCTCATAAAACTTTTGCTTGATTAGCATGCTTCAGTGGCAAAACAGTGACTACTATTGAGTGATAATGCCAGAGCCCTTAAACAGGAGGGCCTCTCAGGCCTTTTTCTgacacctttctctttcttggcACCTTATTTCTCCAGACTCTGGCCTGTATCTTATTGCCCCCTTTTCAGATGTTAACAGATAATTAAAGTTAGCTGAAAATTATTGGAGGAATGAATCTTCATAGTTGTTTTTTTAAGGGACAAAAGAAAGAACTAGTAGACTCTCACCATGGAAGTGTGAGAGTACCATTTCCCTACATTCTGTGAAACATGGGATATTACCAGTCTTTCAGCTTGGGGCCATAGTGATAGCtagacattttattttgcattcctCTGATTATCAATGAGGtataatttttttgtctgtttatatTGTGTGTTCATatccttttcctattttctgtgatcattattttgaaaatttttattaagatgtaatttcaacaccataaaattcatcatttaaaatgttcgagggtgagtcaaaaattatctgcacgctgggtgtagaatttataaaagttttaatataactggagtgcgggtaatttttgactcattctcATGTAATTCAGGggctttagtatattcacaaggcgGTATAACCATTACTGTTATTCAATTCCAGAACATAGTCATCACCCCGAAAAGACATACTATTCATTAGCTGTAACTCcccatctttcttttctccagcCTCTAgtaaccactcatctactttacTTTCTGTGTTTATGGATTcacctgttctggacatttcatgtaaatggaattatgtgatatgtgaccttttgtgtctggcttcttttatttagcaataatattttcaaggttcattcagaTTGTAGCATGTTTCagtattccattcctttttatggctgaataacatttcattgtgtggatataccaagTTTGTTATCCATTCAACAGCTAATGGACATTAgggttgttttcatattttggctattatgaataaattgctataaatattcattataagTTTTGTATggatatgttttcagttctctatatatctaggagtggaattgttgggtctaATATAGTAGCAagtttgtttaactttttgaggagcctccaaaCTATTTTTAgctgtggctgcaccattttacattcccaccaacaacaaTGTATGAAGGTTTGTTATTTTACATTCTAGTCaatatttgcttttgtcttttttttttaaatagtcatcctagtgagtgtgaagtggtatctctcgctctctctttttttttttttttttttagtggtttctGAGTTAATATCTTGCTTTAAAATAGGGATTTCCCAATGTCAAGATGAGGGATGCTTCAAGATTAGGACCATCTTCAATGACACTTCAGTTGTGGGGGGTACTTtcttcttagggaaaaaaatctctccctaataagataaaatattaaattttttttaatgttagctcTTTAATTCATCTGGAAGTGGTTTTATCTTATGGTATGAGGTATTGCTCTAGAAATTTTGTCTGTGAAATTATCCACAggataattgtttttatttatatatatatatagtttttcttaATTTGGCCATATCTCTcaatatgtggaatcttagttccctgaccagggattgaacccaaacCCTCaccagtgaaagcttggagtcctaaccactggaccacctgggaattctttgtggggtttttttgtgtttttgtttttggttgttgtttgtcttttaaataatttgagtTACAAACAAAACATGTAACTTCCACTAGTAAGTATTTGTGGAATGTGATACGTAATATTAGGATTGACTTTGAAATTTTTACAGTATGCAAGTGccagtatttttttctgatggtTGCCTTATAGTTTGACAGTCTGGGTAGAAGAAAATTATCTGTGGTCCTATATATCAATTTGACTGACTCATTTTACTCATGCAAGAGAAACCAGACTCTGTGTGGTGACTTTTTATGGCAGGAATAAGTATCTGTCTGTTACTTTATGGTATACGTCTATCTTGTAGGTTtgaccatctttttcttttttttatttttaaattggctgctttgggtctttgttgctgcacacgggctttctctagttgtggcgagcgggggctgctcttccttgtggtgcacaggtttctcattgtggtggcttctcttgttgcagagcacaggctctaggcgcatggccttcagtagttgcggcacatgggctcaatagttgtggctcacgggctccagagcgcagactccatagttgtgggtcacgggcttagttgctctgcagcatgtgggatcttcctggggcagggatgcaacccgtgttccctgcgttggcaggcggattcttaaccactgtgctaccagggaggtccctgaccATCTTCAATGACACTTCAGTTGTGGGgggtactttttattttgagttgcCTTTGGGGGTTTGTGATAGTTCAGATTTTCATTTCGAGAATAGAATAGGCATGCAGTTCTGAAGGAATGCATTCTTTGACATGCATACTTTTACTTATACTGATAATTTTAACACCCAAAACAGATAATCTTTATGTttgtttcattaaatttattttgaaatgggTATAAAGCAACTTTGAGGATTGATGATTAGggtattttaataaaacttgtTAGGAATgctaaaaagaatattttggtGGGAAAATATAGGTGACAAGGTATATGTTTCTATTTGTAGTATATGTgttattaaataatttgtttcaaGCAAAGCAAATAGCTTAcacaaagagtgataatttttttcttcttaactccTTAGGATAGCAGTGAGATTCACTTCAAAGTGAAAATGACGACACATCTCAAGAAACTCAAAGAATCATACTGTCAAAGACAGGTTTGTGTATTATAATATTAAATTCAGTGCTTaatatatcattaatttttttaagaaacaggtgatggttcaggcggtaatgcaagtgatggcaaggatggggagtggcagatgaagctttgcctGCCTGCCCGCTGCtctcctcctgctgtgcggcctggttcctaaaagaccgggggttggggacccctggtctagtggttaggaatttgcaagaagaaaaagagatgatcTAGGTGTTAGGTtaagtaaaacaataaacatttgtttctgtttatttttcttttcttctttctttttcttttctgtttgttttggggcCTTGCTGTGTGGACTGCGGGATCCTAGTttactgaccagggattgaacccgagccctcagcattgaaagtgcggagtcctaaccattggaccacctgggaattccctgtttcAGTTTTTGATGTTAATTGTTAAGCTCAGTAAGGTCTTATTAGTTGGGGCTCAGTTAGCTCACATTTGTAATAATATTGATAGGGGCTAAAATTGCAAATGAACATATATTAAGTGTACTGTGCTAGTAGATACTTAAGAACATTGTCATTTACTGCTCACAGCAACTCTGAAGAAAATTATATAGTCTTTTTACCTCATCTGTAGACAGGAGAGTTGATTATTGAGAAAAAACAGTGCAAAAGTGAAACCTATACTGATCCAGAATTGAAGGTGCTAGGTTTGGGGAGATAATATAACATTGTTAGTATAgtttctagctttcttttttatgcttCAGAGTTTACAGTCGTTAGAAGAAGTTTCTATACTTAGTTCATGGAgtcttgataatttttttcttacatttgctGATATATGAGGAATGGGACACTTAATTTATCTGAAATGTGGAATACTTACCCAATGAGAGAGATTGAatcatctttccatttttattttgtagtaactggtttcatttatgtatgtatgtatgtatgtatgtatgtatgtatgttgcactgggtcttagttgtggcatgcgggatctttgttgtggcacatgggatctttggtTTCGGTATGCGGACTTCTTCTTAGTTACAGCCTGCAGActcttaattgcggcatgcatgtgggatctagttcccagaccagagatcgaacccaggccccctgcattgggagctcagagtcttacctactggaccacctgggaagtccctgtagacTTTTTTGATTCCAACATGAAATACTTCTTTTTTGAAAGACCCTATAATTAAAATCAAAGAATATTCCACCCTTCTcagtttatttcattatttaatagaaccctggaaataatttaaaaccagGGTATttcctggtgttccagtggttaggacttggcactttcactgctgggacccgtgttcaatccctggtcagggaattaagatcccagaAGGTGAGTGgtgccaccaaaaaaaattttgaaaccaaatacaggggacttcctaggtggtgcagttgttaagaattcgcctgccaatgcaggggacacgggttcgagacctgccctgggaagattccacatgccacggagcaactaagcccgtgtgctacaactattgagcttgtgctctagagctggtgagccacaactgttgagcctgtgtgccgcagctattgaagcccacgcccctagagcccgtgctccgcaacaagagaagccactacaatgaggagcccacgcaccacaatgaagagtagcccccgctcgcagcaactagagaaagcccatgtgcagcaatgaagacccaacacagccaataaataaataaaataaataaataaattcataaaaaacaaaacaaaaccaaatgcaGGGTAAGTTTGCAAGGTCTCATATATTTAAGTATAGTACATATAGGAAGGTAGTTTGAAAGTTTTTGGATGTTTTTGGGATAGTGTTGTATTTAAACACAGGGAAAATCTTAACACATTAGTTATTGAGCAAAACTTTCTAATACTTTTGGACTAAATCAAAGATTCTTGATTTGCACTTATCAGTGAAGTTGTTTCTCTTTAAATGAGTCATCTATTCTCTTTTAGCTATTTTTGTGGAATAAgtgattagaaaaatatattttaataccttTTGTGATATTTGTAGTGCTGTAAATGCCATTACAGGTTTAGTGTAGTTTATCTGGCTAGCTACTGTGCTTTACCAAATTTCTGTGATTTAGTCTGTTTAAAAGCAGTTTTGCTTGTATAGTTGTAACTAGTGAGGCTGTTCATCCAATATCTGATTTTATCTTTATGTTAGCTTACAGATTTGAGAAGAAACTATATAGAATAGTGGTTAAGATTGCAAAGGCTTATGAGCATATTTGGCCTTCAGTTCTTGGCTAGCTTGTGTGCCCTCTCTGTACCTTAGATTCCCTTGCTGTAAAATGAATAAGGTGATAATACCTACGTTCTGGGGCTGTTGTGATGAAAATTTAtgattatgtatataaaatacttggTACAGGGAGTGCCTGGCAAATAGTTGGTACTCAGTAAATGATAATTATGATAGAATTAGCTGTCTAgttttatattctatatattctGTTGAAGCtttcatatttgttattttctgttgaaGCTTTCATATATGTTTTTTGAACAAACATCAGAGTTCCTGTTATCTCTCCTAAgatttgtatatttgtatgttttctacCTTTTTAGGGAGTTCCCATGAATTCACTCAGGTTTCTCTTCGAAGGTCAGAGAATTGCTGATAATCACACTCCAAAAGAAGTGAGTataatttcttctctgattgaagacattttaaattctgCATTGAATGATTTGGTTCGTTGGTGCCATTAAACTGCTCTTTTCTTGAATATACTCTGGTTTAAGTGGTATATCATTTGTCAGAGAGAAGAATAGTCTTTTGGGTTGAACTTCCCTTATATTGCCTTCAAAAGTGCCTATAAAAAGGTGGAAAGTAGGAAATGAGAACTGAAATTGTCATAAGGCACATACTACATCTTTTTGAGGATGGACAGATGGTCCTCAAATTTGGCAGATTTCTGGTACATTTTCATGGTGATGGTGACCTTCACGGTTCGATTTTGACTTTTGACCCATTTTGAGAGCTTAATATAGAAGCAtagtatatatgaatatatttggcTCTGTCATCTTGATTCATGTTTTTTAATGCTTCTGTGCCTTCGTTTGTTTTATTGTAGGTATGGACTGTTTTCTCTGTTTATATATCCACCCTCTCTACTCCCACtctcacccccaacccccaggcaTCTGAAAGTAATAAAGTGAGAGAAAGagtgtgtatttatatttatacagatTCCCCCCTCCAAATACAAAATAACATTTCTGATATTTCTGATAGTGGAAACTATGTATggttattattagttattttgCTTAAAAACTTTCAAACTTATAGAATTATGAGACTAGTATAATATTCTCCTGTATAATTTTTTCCTAGATTCACCAGTTATTAACATTGTGCTATGTTTGCTTTATTATTCTGTCTATATATACAGATGTTTATTATTGGTGGACCATTTGATATTAATTTGCAGATGATACAATCCTTTGcccctaaatatttcagtgttaTTGTTCTCCTACGAGCCACAGTTAAATTACCTAATATAAGTAATTTTACCTTGATACAATACTGTAATTGAATGTACAgttaaaataatctgattttgtcatttgtctcacTAAAGTCCTTTATagcctcctttccttttttaaaatttgatctgGGATCTCTTCCAGGAAATGCATTCTAACTAGTTATCATGCCTCTTAGCTTCCTTTAGTGTGGGACAGTTACCCAGTTAATcacactgacattttaaaaaagaatttaggcCAGCTGTATTTTAGAATGtccagtttgggtttgtctgttgtttcctcatgattagattcagtttTGCATTTTTGATAGGCTAGCACAGAGTGAAACTGAAATTCTGAGTGCACCACATCAGGAGTTGCATGATGTCCATTTGTCCTGCTATGGGTAATATTAACTTTGGTCACTTAGTTAAGATGGTAGCTGCcagatttttttaatccattataaagttattttcttttgtaattaataagtgaCTTGTGGGGAGATGCTTTGAAACTGTGTGAATAATGTTCTTTAGACATTGGCCAGTGGGGACCCCTTCAAGTTGGCATCTTTTATTTTTGACATCTCTCCatctttttaaaaggttttaattttgaattaattttcaaCTTACAGGAAGTTGCAAGAACAGTACAAAAAATTGTACTCTCTTCCTAGATTCACctagtttttaacattttgctaCCTATGCTTTattattcccctccccccatatatatatgtgtgtgtgtgtatatatatatatatatatatatatatcatctgaACCACTTGGGAGTAGGTTGCATACCCTATGGccatttactaaatattttagtgTGTATTTCTTAAGAACAAGTATATTCTTGTACATAACCACAGTACTGTTATTAAAATTCAGGACACATAACACTGTTAGAATACTTTACAGCCTAATTTTGTCATTTGTCCCAATTAtgccttttataataaattttctcCCTTGTCACAGGATCCAGTTCAGtatcaacatattttatttaggtGTCTCCTTAATTATCTTTAATTTGGAACAGTTCTTCAGCCTATCTTCATCTTCATGACATTTACATTTTTGAAGAAACAAACCAGTTGTTTTCCAGAAAGTCTCTCAATTTGGGCTATTCTCTTTCCTCCTGACTAGATTTGGATTGTGTGTTTTTGGCTGGAATACTACGTAAATGGTGACATGTCTTTCTCAGGGTGTAATATCTGGAGTATCTGAAGCCCCTTATCACTGAGtttaacagttgttttttttctttactgtgtaGTTACTGTTTTTCCTGTTGTAATTGAATAATTTTTGGGCACATACTTTGAAACTATGTGACTATCCTCTATTTCTCATCAAACTTTTCCCTGTAGTTTTAGTATCCACCCACTTTCTTTTGTCCTTCCTTACTGTCTGGCACAAGATATTCCAAactcatcttgtattttcctaCTCCTAGCTTGGCATGATCTTTGCAACACAGATGATATCTAATACATTTTAGTGACACCTCCCTCACTATCGTTAAGAGATTTATCTTTTTAGAAGAATAATGGGGCAATGGGAGAGAGTAGGTATTTGGGGAGTGACCTCTTTGTACTGTTGTTTATTCATCTCTGCTAATGTATTTCTTAAAGTTGATGGCTTCATATTCTCCTTAGGTTTGAGGACATGTGCTGCCTTTCTGATTCAGAGCTTCCTTGTAATGTTTGGAATTTTAGTCCTTGCAGTATTTACCAGGCTATATGTGcaattaaaattagattttaatagcctctttaattaataattattttaatattcatatgTGTATCACAACCAAGATATCCATAATACTAGAGCCAAttaatcagtttaaaaaattttaagtcccCTTaagtctgtgttttatttttagatttcttagCATATTTCAATTTTCACATTTTGTAATTCTGCGCAAAATTGTCACCTATAAAATGTAACTTTTCTCTTTAGAGACTTGGACTTTCCTTTGAagtgttctttttcatttgtttttgcgATCCACTTATAGTTCGTTGGAAACAGtgctagtttttgttttctgtctgcctATTACAGTGCTCCTTTACCCTGTCTGCACGCCAGAATCAACAGATTTACAGTCCTTTACAAGCCTCACTAAGGGTAACACCTGGGTTTCAGTGTGACACCAAGCCCCCTatgtactcttttattttttaaataaagaatactcatagttaaaaataaagtattaaaaaactaaactaccagtgtat
Coding sequences within it:
- the SUMO1 gene encoding small ubiquitin-related modifier 1 isoform X3, which translates into the protein MAGAEALLRRRQNLQLRTWGIRRKENILNSKSSDSSEIHFKVKMTTHLKKLKESYCQRQGVPMNSLRFLFEGQRIADNHTPKELGMEEEDVIEVYQEQTGGHSTV
- the SUMO1 gene encoding small ubiquitin-related modifier 1 isoform X2; protein product: MSDQVPAWEPSDGGGRGLTPQEAKPSTEDLGDKKEGEYIKLKVIGQDSSEIHFKVKMTTHLKKLKESYCQRQGVPMNSLRFLFEGQRIADNHTPKELGMEEEDVIEVYQEQTGGHSTV
- the SUMO1 gene encoding small ubiquitin-related modifier 1 isoform X4 gives rise to the protein MSDQEAKPSTEDLGDKKEGEYIKLKVIGQDSSEIHFKVKMTTHLKKLKESYCQRQGVPMNSLRFLFEGQRIADNHTPKELGMEEEDVIEVYQEQTGGHSTV
- the SUMO1 gene encoding small ubiquitin-related modifier 1 isoform X1: MSDQDSIIPWSILCVPLLLMFADLPVRLREQEAKPSTEDLGDKKEGEYIKLKVIGQDSSEIHFKVKMTTHLKKLKESYCQRQGVPMNSLRFLFEGQRIADNHTPKELGMEEEDVIEVYQEQTGGHSTV
- the SUMO1 gene encoding small ubiquitin-related modifier 1 isoform X5, coding for MSDQDSSEIHFKVKMTTHLKKLKESYCQRQGVPMNSLRFLFEGQRIADNHTPKELGMEEEDVIEVYQEQTGGHSTV